A DNA window from Mucilaginibacter xinganensis contains the following coding sequences:
- a CDS encoding WD40 repeat domain-containing protein: MTVEKIAELTGHGNPIFTLELSQKPGILFTGGNDKGLVEWSLKDYAFIKVMFPVTASIYAIHGPVSFPLLFAGLRNGSVLVFDFITQQLLPPLKHHQKPIFDIKSVSHKNELLVASEDGTVSIWSLETLSLLHNIKVADDTVRCISVSPDEKQVAFGCRDNQIHIYDLEDYTLVKTLHGHTMSVFSLQYSPNGTCLVSGGRDAQLKICDAASYSLLSSVPAHLFAINSIAFHPSLPYFATGSMDKGIKIWGADDYKLYKTISREKGHANHQLSINKLVWNNNQLISVSDDKKVIVWEIGFDN, translated from the coding sequence ATGACTGTAGAAAAAATAGCTGAACTAACAGGACACGGAAATCCTATATTTACACTTGAACTTTCACAAAAGCCGGGAATTTTGTTTACCGGTGGAAATGATAAGGGGCTGGTGGAATGGAGCCTGAAGGACTATGCTTTTATTAAGGTGATGTTCCCGGTTACTGCATCTATTTATGCTATTCACGGGCCGGTTAGCTTCCCGCTATTGTTTGCCGGCCTGCGTAACGGCAGCGTTTTGGTGTTCGATTTTATAACACAGCAACTACTCCCGCCGCTAAAACACCATCAAAAACCAATATTTGATATTAAGTCCGTTAGTCATAAAAACGAGTTACTGGTAGCCTCAGAGGACGGCACAGTTTCAATTTGGAGCCTTGAAACCCTTTCCCTGTTGCACAACATCAAAGTTGCTGATGATACGGTAAGATGTATCAGCGTTTCCCCGGATGAGAAACAGGTAGCATTTGGCTGTAGGGACAACCAGATTCATATATACGATTTGGAAGATTACACGCTGGTGAAAACGTTGCATGGCCATACCATGTCGGTCTTCTCGTTGCAGTATTCCCCGAATGGGACCTGCCTGGTTTCGGGAGGGCGGGATGCACAATTAAAAATCTGCGACGCGGCCTCATATAGCCTGTTAAGCAGCGTACCGGCACATTTGTTTGCCATAAACAGTATCGCGTTCCACCCTTCCCTTCCCTATTTTGCTACAGGAAGTATGGACAAAGGAATAAAAATATGGGGTGCCGATGATTATAAACTATATAAAACCATTAGCCGTGAAAAGGGCCATGCAAACCACCAGTTGTCAATAAATAAGCTGGTATGGAACAACAATCAGCTTATATCAGTTAGTGACGACAAAAAGGTAATTGTTTGGGAGATTGGATTCGATAATTAG
- a CDS encoding 4Fe-4S dicluster domain-containing protein, which translates to MAIKITDECINCGACEPECPNNAIYDAGAAWRFSDGTGLKGLIDFGEGNTLNAEETQAALSDDIYYIVPDKCTECVGFHDEPQCAAVCPVDCCVDDEDIRETKEELLAKKEWLHLGE; encoded by the coding sequence ATGGCGATTAAAATCACCGATGAATGTATAAATTGCGGAGCTTGTGAACCGGAATGCCCTAATAATGCTATTTATGATGCCGGAGCCGCATGGCGGTTTTCGGACGGAACAGGTTTAAAGGGCCTAATTGACTTTGGCGAAGGTAACACATTGAACGCTGAAGAAACACAGGCAGCTTTATCTGACGACATTTATTATATAGTTCCCGATAAGTGTACCGAATGTGTCGGTTTTCATGACGAGCCGCAATGTGCTGCAGTTTGCCCGGTTGATTGCTGTGTAGACGATGAAGATATCCGCGAAACGAAAGAAGAACTCCTGGCTAAAAAGGAATGGCTTCATTTGGGTGAGTAA
- a CDS encoding acyl-CoA reductase: protein MSKFNKTQLVEIFTELGNQLSDPGEELSSIINTERQYNAWFTAENVKEAVIAIGKMLNREDLTMWLNNYTREGNNEPKKVGLILAGNIPLVGFHDVLCVLVSGNIALIKTSSNDSRLIKSILQMLVNIEPTFGNSYEFVERLENFDAVIATGSNNTSRYFDYYFGKVPNIIRKNRNSVALLTGNETAEQLYKLGHDIFDYFGLGCRNVSKLLVPKGYNFNFLFESIEVYQPIIHHNKYNNNYGYNKSIYLVGGEQHLDNGFLLVKENPSLSSPLAVIFYEYYEDINQAQEMLKQQSDNIQCIVSAAPLVVSNQLVDFGLSQQPALWDYADNVDTLQFLLTV from the coding sequence ATGTCAAAATTTAACAAAACGCAGTTAGTAGAAATATTTACAGAACTTGGAAACCAATTATCAGATCCGGGAGAAGAATTATCATCTATAATAAATACCGAACGCCAATACAATGCCTGGTTCACGGCTGAAAATGTAAAAGAAGCAGTAATAGCAATAGGAAAAATGTTAAACCGGGAAGATTTGACCATGTGGCTTAACAACTATACCCGGGAAGGGAACAACGAACCTAAAAAAGTTGGCCTTATATTAGCAGGTAATATCCCGTTAGTTGGCTTTCACGACGTTTTGTGCGTGCTGGTAAGCGGGAACATAGCCCTTATAAAAACGTCATCAAATGATTCACGGCTTATCAAAAGCATTTTACAAATGCTGGTAAACATTGAGCCTACGTTTGGCAACAGTTATGAATTTGTTGAAAGACTCGAGAATTTTGACGCGGTAATAGCTACCGGCAGCAACAATACATCGCGTTATTTCGACTACTACTTTGGAAAAGTGCCAAATATCATCCGCAAAAACCGCAACAGCGTAGCATTATTAACGGGCAATGAAACGGCAGAGCAACTTTACAAGTTAGGCCACGATATTTTCGACTATTTTGGCCTGGGCTGCCGGAACGTATCAAAACTGCTCGTACCCAAAGGCTACAATTTTAATTTTCTTTTTGAATCAATTGAGGTTTACCAGCCTATCATTCATCACAACAAATACAATAACAATTACGGCTATAATAAATCTATTTACCTTGTAGGCGGGGAACAGCACCTGGATAACGGCTTCCTGCTGGTTAAAGAAAACCCATCATTATCATCTCCGCTGGCGGTTATATTTTATGAATATTACGAAGATATAAACCAGGCACAGGAGATGCTAAAGCAGCAGAGCGATAACATACAATGTATTGTCAGCGCGGCGCCTTTAGTAGTCAGCAACCAACTTGTTGATTTTGGCCTGAGCCAGCAACCTGCACTGTGGGATTATGCAGATAATGTAGATACTTTACAATTCCTGCTGACTGTTTAG
- a CDS encoding C40 family peptidase codes for MEYGICNLSVVPLRAEPSDGSEQVSQVLFGETFEIVEWNDNWVKIITSFDNYPGWIGRLQFVMLGHIAYKGIKQAPPSLTHRPVTQAWKITNNSILYLPIGSSLSFLEGTTCRIGDEKFEIIGEIGEVENLAATAVSFLNAPYLWGGRTHFGIDCSGFTQSVLRAHGINLLRDASMQAEQGYEIKSLYDAKLGDLSFFENKEGKVVHVGIMLNNEKIIHASGKVKIDTIDDKGIYSKDLKRYTHKLTVVKRFF; via the coding sequence ATGGAATACGGTATATGCAATCTTTCTGTTGTCCCGTTAAGAGCCGAACCCAGCGATGGAAGTGAGCAGGTGTCGCAAGTTCTTTTTGGAGAAACATTCGAAATTGTTGAGTGGAATGATAACTGGGTTAAAATTATAACTTCATTTGACAATTATCCTGGCTGGATAGGGCGGTTGCAGTTTGTAATGCTTGGTCATATTGCGTATAAGGGCATTAAACAGGCCCCTCCGTCGTTAACCCACCGGCCAGTAACGCAAGCCTGGAAAATAACCAATAATAGTATCCTTTATCTGCCAATTGGTAGCTCACTTTCCTTTTTAGAAGGAACGACCTGTCGTATTGGTGATGAAAAATTTGAGATAATAGGGGAGATAGGTGAAGTTGAAAATTTAGCTGCCACAGCGGTATCTTTTTTAAATGCGCCTTACCTTTGGGGCGGGCGAACCCATTTTGGAATTGATTGCTCCGGATTTACACAATCTGTTCTCAGGGCGCATGGTATAAATTTATTACGGGATGCCAGCATGCAGGCTGAACAGGGCTATGAAATAAAATCCTTATACGATGCCAAATTAGGTGATCTTTCCTTTTTTGAGAATAAAGAGGGAAAAGTAGTTCATGTAGGTATTATGCTTAATAACGAGAAGATTATTCATGCGTCCGGAAAAGTCAAAATTGATACGATTGATGATAAGGGCATTTATTCAAAAGATTTGAAACGTTATACCCATAAACTCACTGTCGTTAAAAGATTTTTCTAA